One Gemmatimonadales bacterium DNA window includes the following coding sequences:
- a CDS encoding nicotinate phosphoribosyltransferase — MTRRPRLDPAIFHLPVEKMRAGYYSDKYFVRTREILLANGYRPRVTMQVFGKVPAYLGGIDEAIAILRQCAVEWEDLDVRALYDGDEIQPWETVLLIEGPYDAFAHLETLYLGVLARRTKVGTNTRRVVDAARPKEVMFFPARHDHWLVQTGDGYAAHIAGAIGVSTDAQASWWGSEGVGTVPHALIAAYGGDTVVATRKFAEHIPESVRVITLVDFENDCVGTSLACARALGERLYGVRLDTSETMVDKSLVPEMGHFKPTGVNPQLVWNVRRALDREGFQRVRIVVSGGFTVEKIRQFEELGVPADAYGVGSSLYQGRFDFTADVVKVDGKPCAKVGREFRPNPRLERVG, encoded by the coding sequence ATGACCCGGCGTCCGCGGCTGGACCCGGCGATCTTCCACCTGCCCGTCGAGAAGATGCGCGCGGGCTACTACTCCGATAAGTACTTCGTCCGCACCCGCGAGATCCTGCTGGCCAACGGCTACCGGCCGCGGGTCACGATGCAGGTGTTCGGCAAGGTGCCGGCCTACCTCGGCGGGATCGACGAGGCCATCGCCATTCTCCGGCAGTGCGCCGTCGAGTGGGAGGACCTCGACGTCCGCGCCCTCTACGACGGCGACGAGATCCAGCCGTGGGAGACGGTGCTGCTCATCGAGGGACCGTACGACGCGTTCGCCCACCTCGAGACGCTCTACCTCGGCGTGCTGGCGCGCCGGACCAAGGTGGGCACGAACACCCGGCGGGTGGTGGACGCGGCGCGGCCGAAGGAAGTGATGTTCTTCCCGGCCCGGCACGATCACTGGCTGGTCCAGACCGGTGACGGTTACGCGGCCCACATCGCCGGCGCCATCGGCGTGTCGACCGACGCCCAGGCCTCGTGGTGGGGCAGCGAAGGCGTGGGCACGGTGCCGCACGCACTGATCGCCGCGTACGGCGGCGACACCGTGGTCGCCACCCGGAAGTTCGCGGAGCACATCCCCGAGTCGGTGCGGGTCATCACCTTGGTGGACTTCGAGAACGACTGCGTCGGCACCAGCCTGGCGTGCGCCCGGGCCCTCGGCGAGCGGCTGTACGGCGTGCGCCTCGACACCTCGGAGACGATGGTGGACAAGTCCCTCGTCCCCGAGATGGGGCACTTCAAGCCCACCGGCGTGAACCCCCAGCTGGTCTGGAACGTCCGGCGCGCGCTCGACCGCGAGGGATTCCAGCGCGTCCGGATCGTCGTGTCGGGCGGCTTCACAGTGGAGAAGATCCGGCAGTTCGAGGAGCTCGGCGTGCCGGCGGACGCCTACGGCGTGGGCTCCTCGCTGTACCAGGGCCGGTTCGACTTCACCGCGGACGTGGTGAAGGTGGACGGCAAGCCGTGCGCCAAGGTGGGGCGCGAGTTCCGGCCGAACCCGCGACTGGAGCGGGTCGGGTAG